In the genome of Desulfomonilaceae bacterium, the window GAGGAATCGAACAGGCAATTCCGGGAAACCGGTTGCAACAAATATCATCAGCAGTACAGAAACACGTTGAGGCTAATGGATTCTCCGTTGTTCGTGATTTTGTAGGACATGGGGTAGGACGCAACATGCATGAACCCCCTCAAATCCCTAATTACACCGGAGTCGGTGGAAATCCACGTCTCGAGATCGGAATGACGTTGGCTCTCGAACCGATGGTCAATCAGGGCTCATGGAGAATCAAGCTGCTCAATGACGAATGGACGGCAGTCACAGCAGATGGGAAGCTTTCGGCGCACTTCGAACACTCAATCGCAATCACGGAGGATGGACCATATATACTTTCGAATCTGTGAACTCACCGTTAGTTGAACCGAACGACATTGAAATGGCGATCCAGTATCCCTGTCGGCTATAACGCCTTGTGCGAATCTACTGCGATACATTTGTATTGTAGGTATGCAGGTCTCTAAAAATTGAAAGACTTCAAATCAATTTTTCTCGGTAAGAGAATAACGGTCATGGGCCTGGGGCTTTTGGGCCGCGGGCTCAACGACACTCTGTTTCTGGTTAAGTGTGGGGCAAAAGTAACCGTGACAGACCTAAAGACGGAGGAACAGTTAGCCCCATCCCTTAAAAGACTTCGGGGATTGCCCGTCCGAATTAGGGTTGGAGGTCACGATCCAACTGATTTTGTTGAAACTGACATGGTCCTTAGAAACGCTGACGTTCCAGAATCGTCTCCGTTTTTGAAGTTGGCCGCTGATCATGACGTCCCCATTGAAATGGATGAGAGTCTTTTCTGTAAACTCTTTAGAGGCTTGGTCATAGGAATCACCGGTACCCGTGGAAAAACTACCACTACGGAATTGATTTACAGAATCTTGAAGCAAGTCAAACCCAGGGTCTATCTCGCAGGCAACATCATGGGTGTAGCCACGCTTCCGCTTCTCGCCGATGTTGCCCAAGGAGACATCGTAGTGCTCGAACTTTCCAGTTGGCAGTTACAGGGATTCCACGATGCCAAGATTTCGCCTCAGGCTTCAGTATTCACCAACATTTATCCAGACCACATGAATCGTTACCAAGGCATGGATTCATATATAAGAGACAAAAAAGCGATTTACATGTATCAGAAAGGACTTGATTTTTGTCTTTTCAACGGTGATCAGGCGGCCACCAGAATCCTTTACGAAGGGGCGCCGGCCGGTAAAGATTTGTTTTCTTTCGTGGACGTTCCAAAGGACCTTAAACTCAAAATTCCTGGAGATCACAATATTTCGAATGTCGCCGCAGCATGGAGACTAACGTCCAGACTGGGAATATCAGATGAGGTCATTCGTGCGATAGCGGAGAATTTTGAGGGCGTTGAACACAGGTTAGAAACTGTGGGAATCAAAAATGGCGTGCAATTCATCAATGACTCGACCAGCACAACTCCTGTCGCCGGCATAATGGCCCTGAACGCTGTTCAGGCAAACCGTATTTTCCTTTTGGCAGGAGGAGCGGACAAGGAACTTGACCTAGCGCCATTCGCGGAAGCAGCTTCCAGAAGGGCGTTTAAAATAGCCCTACTGGAAGGAACCGCAACATCAGCCTTATATTCAGATCTAGTTTCTAAAGGGGCCGAGAGCAAGATTATCGGCCTTTTCGACAATCTCAGACAGGCAGTTATGTCGCTTTACGAACAAGCGTCTTCAGGTGACGCTATACTTCTCTCACCGGGTTGCGCCTCATTCGGAATGTTCAACAATGAATTTCACAGGGGAACACTCTTCAAAGCCATCGTCGGAGAAATTCTTTCCGAGCCCCGGTAAAGCAACCCCCATTTCAATCCCATCGTGTTTTTGGGTCGTGGTAAAACCGCTACGGGCCGACTGCGCCTCAACGAGCAGGCGCTTTTTTCACTTTGCCCCGCCGCCACTTCCTTCAATCGAGCATTTGGAGAAGTCTATGGGTTGTTTACAACTCTTACAAGTGTGAGTCCGATCGAACTCATCGGAAAAGATTTCTCTTTCCGTTCCGCAATTTGGGCATTTGCAAATGAAAGAACTTAAACTTTTGTTGGTTTCAAATCCCGGGCAGTGCATTGGTGTGCTCATGTAAAACCTCACTTGATGACATTGGCCTGAGCATAAGCTCACGTACAGTTATAATAATTTTGACCTGGCCTTCAGGCAATATTTTTTTGATTCTCTATCACTGATAATAGGGAATGAAACCTTGGGTAGAGGGATACGAAGGTTCTTGGAAATTTGGTGAAAGTATTTTAAAGGTTCGCTTGGTCACAGGCTCACACTTTCAAATAGGAGCGAGCCCAGGCCCTTTTACAGCTAACCTTCAAGTATCATTCTGAGTTCTTTGAGTTCTTTCTTGATCTCTATAAGCAGATCGCGGTAGTCCACTTGAGTGTCATTGGATGCGGCGTTCTCCATTCGATTCTCAAGGGCTTTGATTTCCTCTTTTACACGAGAAGCCTTAGGCGCCTTGGCCGCCTTCTTTTCCGCCGCCGCCTGCTTCTTCATTTCTTGAAGCCTTTTTTTTGCGCCGGCGATAGTGAACTTTTCGTCATAAAGAAGATGTTTTATTTCGAGCAGTAATTCTAAATCTCGCTTATGGTACAATCTTTGTCTAGCCCTTGTCCGAGTAGGTTTCAGAATCTTGAATTCTGATTCCCAATACCTCAGAACATAAGGCTCAACATTCAGAATTTCACTTACTTCACCGATTTTAAAATACTGCTTCTCTGGAATCGCGATGGTCATTGCAAACCCACCCCTCCATATGAGAATCCACCGAAAGCCAAACCGGAAAGTCGAACCGGCTTTTCACTAACAATGAAAGCAAAAAGCCTTTGTCTTATCATTCTCTTACAGTGACACCTAACTCTCTTGTGAGAGTCCCGGTCACCTGAGAATGAACCTCCTGGACTTCAGCGTCGGTGAGGGTTCGATCCTCAGACTGATATCGGATCCGGAACGCCATACCTTGATGTCCCTCCGGAATCGATTCTCCCCGATATAAATCAAATAGGATCACTGAGGTAATGATATCATGCCCTAGACGTGAAATCAAGAGTTTAATCTTATCTTCTGAACAATTTGTTTCAACTATGATCGATAGATCTCTTTCTACATAAGGGTAGCGGGGAAGCGGCCTAAAGACCCTATCCTTACGTGTTTGAACCAAAAGAGGCTCTAGGAAAACGTCAAAGATTTGAACTTTCTTACTTAAACCAATTTCTCTAGTCTTCTCTGGAGATAACTCACCAAGAAATCCTATATCTTCTCCATTAACAATTAAATTCGCACTCTTACCAGGATGTAAGAATTTCTGGTGGGACGGTACAAAATGAACATCCGTTATCGCAAGACCGTCCAGGACATTTTCCAACGCGCCTTTTATGTCAAAAAAGTCAACTTCTGGTCTAACTTCAACTTTTCCAAGTATGTCGACCTCGCCCCTGTTAAAATGCCACACGTCAGGGTATCTTGATCCACATGCCACTCCGGTTAGTTTAAGATTCTCTCGAGGCGTTTCCGAACCTGAAACAGGAACAAATGTCCTGCCAATTTCATATAACCTCAAGTTTTCATTCTTGAAATTTATATTTCTCTTTAACGCGCCGAAGATACCCGGCAGGAGAGACCTTCGCATTACAGTGAAATCCTCTGTCAATGGATTCATTAACGCAAAGTCTATTTCGTCTTCACACTCTTCACGGAAAGAATCCGCGAGTTCGCTGGAAATAAAAGACATTGTTAGGATCTCAGTGAATCCGGATGAATTCATCAGGTCCCTGAATCTATTGACCATGTTATATTCACGCTTGGTGTTGTCCGGCTCCGAGCCACAAACCGGCATAGTGGCGGGAATATTCTGATACCCGTGGACTCTTGCTATTTCTTCCACATAGTCGACCTCCCGTTCAAGATCCCATCGCCAACTGGGAGATACACATACCAAATCGCCCTCACATCTTCCCGAGATCTGGACATCAATACCAAGACTTTCGAGATAGGTTTTCATTTGGCCGGGAGCGAGGTCCAGCCCAAGAGTCGCATTGACTTTAGAAGGTCGTACCCTGGCGCTCTCGCGAACTATAGGCTCGGGATAAACATCTATTTTCCCCTTTAAAATCTTTCCTCCGGTCCATTCCTGGATAAGCGCTGTTACTCGATCGGCAGCCCATCCGCATCCCTCAGGGTCCACTCCTCTCTCAAACCTGAATGAAGCCTCTGTAGACATTCCAAGCGCCTTGGCCGTTCTTCGGATACCGAAGCGTTCAAAACACGCGCTCTCTATGACGACCGTGCTGGTAGTATCCAGTATCTCCGAATTCAAACCACCCATAATGCCTGCCAGAGCAACGGACTTTTCTCCGTCTCGTATCATCAGAGAATCCAGGGGTAGTTTTCTCTCTGTCCCATCAAGTGTCTGGAACGATTCTCCGGGAACACATCTTCTGACAACAATCTTCCTACGGGCCAGGGATAGATGATCAAACGCATGCAGAGGCTGGCCGAATTCCATGAGCACATAGTTCGTCGCATCGACAACATTGGATATTGGCCTCACCCCTCCTCTGAACAACCGCAGCCTTACGGAAAAAGGTGACGGTCCGACTTTAACATTGTCTATCATTCTGGCGACATAACGGGGGCAAAGCTCAAAATCAGGGACTTCAACAGCTAACTCGGTTTCTATCTGTCTATCAGACTCTTCGATTCTAACATCGAGGCTCCTGAGCGTACCTCCGGAAAGAGCCGCGATTTCCCTGGCTACCCCTATCACAGATAGACAGTCCCCGCGATTCGGGGTTATGGATATTTCAAAAATTATGTCCTCAATATCCGGAAAGGCCTCAATCAGAGACACCCCTACCGGAGTGTCGTCAGCAAAAACGAGTATCCCTGACGCGTCTTCCCCTAGACCAAGCTCTTTTTCTGAGCAAAGCATCCCTGGGGATTCCACGCCTCTAACCGACCTGCTTATAACCCTTACGCCTGACGCCAGGACGGTATCTTCAGGGGCATACGCGGCTATTTGACCTTGCTGAATATTGGGGGCACCGCAGACTACCGTCTCGGACCTGTCGCCGATTCTAATCAATGCAAGCTTAAGTTTGTCGGAGTTCGGGTGAGGTGTGACTTTCTCAATTTTTGCAGTGATACATGGGGCCAACTCTGACCCAACACGGGTCACCGATTCAACTTCTATGCCTCCCATAGTGAGAAGTTCAGCCGTTTCCTCAGGCTCCATATCAATATCGACAAACTCTTTCAGCCAATTTGAGCTGACGAGCATACCTTTTCACCTCTTATTACAATTGTCGTTGTCGGCAAGATTTTAGTTAAGGATTGGCGTCGGGGTCTATCGGACCCAAAAACAGGGGAATCCGACCAGCCGGAACGTTTTTTAAAATTGGCCCAAGAACCGAACGTCATTTTCATAGAACAGGCGGATATCGGGAATTCCATATTTCAACATGGCCACTCTCTCAACCCCCAAGCCAAAAGCAAACCCGGAATAAATCTCCGGATCATAGCCCACAAATTTGTACAATGCCGGATCCACCATTCCTGACCCCAATATTTCGAGCCAACCGGTAAACGAACAGGTTCTACAACCCGATCCACCACAAATTACGCATTGTATATCAACTTCCGCGGACGGCTCAGTGAAGGGGAAAAAACTGGGCCTGAAGCGAAGCCCCAGTCGGTCTCCAAAATACTCCCTGGCAAAGGCCGTCAGGACACCTTTCAAATCAGAAAAGGAAACTCTCTCGTCAACCCAAAGCCCTTCGACTTGCATGAACATCGGAGAATGTGTCACATCCGCGTCACGCCTGTAGACCTTGCCGGGGCAAATAACCTTAACAGGAGGTTTTCTTTTTTCCATTGTTCTGATCTGAACGGGTGACGTATGAGTTCTCAAGAGCACGTTTTCAGAAAAATAAAACGTGTCCTGCATGTCTCGCGCTGGATGATTCTTCGGCATATTCAAAGCTTCAAAATTGTAGTAATCAATTTCAACTTCCGGCCCCTCAGCCAACTGAAAGCCTAACCCCGAGAACACCTCGACCAGTTCTTGTGTCACCCGGTTGAGAATATGAGATTTCCCGAGAGGCAATCGTCTTCCGGATAAAGTCACATCTATCGTTTCAAGCGCTAACATATCGCGCTCAAGCGCATCCCTCAGATCAGATTCTCTAGTCTCGAACAGGACTTCTAGTTCGGATTTGATTTGATTGGCAAGTTGCCCGACTACAGACCTTTCTTCTACCGGAAGATTTTTCAACCCCCTCAAAATCGAGGTCAACTCCCCTTTCCGTCCAAGGATTTTTGTGCGGGCCTCATTGAGAGCCGTTGGGTCCATTGTATAGGCCAAGAGTTCAACGGTAGAGGCTCTGAGCGAATCAAGTTGATCTTTCATTCCTTGGGCGTCCTTTCTTCAAGACGAACCCTCTATAGGCTACGCAAGAATTCTTGAATCAAAAGTTATTGCAGTTCCAATTGAGAAAAAAAACGGTCACTGAGACCGTAACCGATTAATAAATTTTTGCCAGGCGACGCGCAGAAACCAAAAAACGCGTTGGCCCGGCCTATGCGATCAAAACGAAGGACAAAATCAGACCTGAAGCGCCTGCTTGGCCTGGTTCACAACCCCTGAAAAGACTACTGGGTCCGATACGGCCAGATCTGCGAGGATTTTCCTATCTAACCCGAGGCCAGCCTTCTTGAGTCCTTCTATGAACCTATTGTAGGGAAGCCCATTGAGCCTGCACCCTGCATTAATTCTAGTTATCCACAAACTTCTAAAATCTCTTCTCCGGACTCTGCGATCCCTATACGCGTAACAAAGGGCTCTTTCAAGAGTCTCCTTTGCCTGTTTCAGAGTGCGGCTTCGCCCACCTACAAAGCCCTTAGCGGCCTTCAGTATTTTCTTCCGTCTCGCCCTGCTTGCAGGCGAACATCTAACTCTCGGCATAACTATCTCCTTAAATCGCCTCTTATCAAAAAAGGCTCCGTGATTCCTATCGGCAAATCAAGCGCCGACCATTTTCATAACAGCCTCATAGTCCGTGGCTTCGATCAAAGGTTAACCGTAGGGTAGCAATTTTCTAATTTGTCCGACGTCTTCAGGACTAATATAACCGCTTTGTCTCAACCCTCTTTTCTGCTTGGTTGATTTTGAAGTCAAGATGTGGCTGCGATAAGCCTTTTTCCTTTTTATTCCGCCACTTTTTAAGACCGTGAACCTCTTTGCGGCCCCACGGCACGATTTCATTTTTGGCATGTTCAGTTCTCCTGGAAATTAGTAGCTTACAACTGTTTATTTAATCGAGTGATCTAATAAAACGCGCTTTCCGAACGCTGCAATTTGTTGAGACTTCATCAGAAAATCAGCGCGGTATCAAATCATTTTTAATGTTTACAGGACATACAAACAATGGGCTCATTGTTTTAATTACCTTCAAAAAAGCTCCCGTCGTGCTCTAGCTTTAAATCGGAAGTATATTAAACTAATACAAGGCGTACGCAAATCGATCACGCCCTCAAACTTTTGTTTATACTCCATTGGGTACAAAGAAACAATTTTTTTTACAGTAATTAAAATCATTATTTGACATGAGCGTTTGCCGGTGATAACAATGCCGTCCGAATCTGTTTGGCGTTTATTTTTGAGAGACCCTCCATCGATCATTCTTATGGTTGATAGGCAGTTAGTGACGGACATCAATTTCTCAAATTGGTAGCGCATTGTCACAATCCGGGATTCAATACCGAGATATATTGCTAAAGTAATGAACCTTTTGTAGCAACCTGTTGTCTTGCATTTATGAACCCTATTCCACTCTCAAGAAGACGTTGGCTTTTTCTGGGATGAACTTGGTTGAGGCTACTTAGATCCAACAATCCATAAACACAGATTCTAAGTTGTATTGAAAAATTACGACTGCTTACTAAAACGACTTTTCAGCCGCCGTGATGGTCACGTATGTTGTTGGAAGGTCATAAACTAAATTTGTTTCCATAGGAGGAACCATTTTGGAAAGATGTAAGACTTGCGGTAGAGAATATTCGGCAAACCAAACTATGACCTATTCAGTATACGGTTATTGTTCCTGGGAATGTTTGATGAACAAGAGGGGCCGGACTGGTCCGTCTCCTAGAAATAACAAGAAAACCAACGCAAACAGGAATTCTGGGCAGAACAGAACAAAGTGGGTATAATTTAACCTGCGGCGCGTTACAATTTATTGACTTCAAGGCTTCTTTTACAAATCTGATTTCCTTGCGTCACTAGTTTAGTCCTCGGAAAAATTTTGTTATAGCCTTCAATAAATATTTAATGACCATGTAAGGGCTTCAATCCCTTTTAATTGTGGTCAACATCATCAACATGATAAAAGTTTCGTGAGTTTGCGCACGCATCGTAACTCGAAACATCCACACGTCGGTTCGAGTCGTAACCCGGACACGTTTGTGCGGGTCTAAAGAAGGGGCGTAATTGGCTTTTCACATGACAGGTGTCAGTGAAAATACCACTAATGTCGTGACTGTACGCGCGCCGACTTCGCGCGTATGATTGCCAACGGAGATAGGAGTATGAACAGATACGACCATCGCAAGACCGTCCAAGCGCTGGATGACGCTTATCGGAACCTTGCGCTGCTTACTCTGGAGCAAACCACAGGAACCTCTGTTACGAGAGGCTTTTCAGACATACTACCCTCGGATTCTTTGCTCCTCAGCCAGTCTACGATTGACCAATTGAGTGACATGGTCACCTCACAGACCTCAGTTGCTGAAAGAGATCTGCAGGAGCGCATTCTATACACTTGTAAGGATCTTATTGTCGAATCAAGAAATTCCTCCCTTTCCGATATGTTCAAATTCTACATGGATAAGGGGAGGATGGTTGTTCAGGGCGTCAAGATACCTGCCGTGGAGATCGTTCCATGGCTCCAGACTCAGGATAAGTTTGAACTCCGAGAAGAAATGCGAAAAGAAATTGGTATCTTCTGCAGGGTTATTTTGAACCCCATTTTGCTTAGCATTCTTGACGTAACAACTCGAACAGTTAAGGAAACTTTTGGATTTCACAGTTTGGCCGATTATGTTGAAAAAAAAAGGGATTCTTCCTTTCAAGAGTGGGCCGATATATTCATCAACTTTTTGTGTGAAACGGACGATTTATATTTTACCAACGCCAGATCGTGGGCGGAACAACGATTGGGCCGGACAATCGAAGAACTCAACAGGTGTCACGCTCTTCGCTTGATGAGAATAGACGATTTCGACAGTTGTTTTCCGACATCGTCTCTTGTTGA includes:
- the murD gene encoding UDP-N-acetylmuramoyl-L-alanine--D-glutamate ligase codes for the protein MKDFKSIFLGKRITVMGLGLLGRGLNDTLFLVKCGAKVTVTDLKTEEQLAPSLKRLRGLPVRIRVGGHDPTDFVETDMVLRNADVPESSPFLKLAADHDVPIEMDESLFCKLFRGLVIGITGTRGKTTTTELIYRILKQVKPRVYLAGNIMGVATLPLLADVAQGDIVVLELSSWQLQGFHDAKISPQASVFTNIYPDHMNRYQGMDSYIRDKKAIYMYQKGLDFCLFNGDQAATRILYEGAPAGKDLFSFVDVPKDLKLKIPGDHNISNVAAAWRLTSRLGISDEVIRAIAENFEGVEHRLETVGIKNGVQFINDSTSTTPVAGIMALNAVQANRIFLLAGGADKELDLAPFAEAASRRAFKIALLEGTATSALYSDLVSKGAESKIIGLFDNLRQAVMSLYEQASSGDAILLSPGCASFGMFNNEFHRGTLFKAIVGEILSEPR
- the rpmI gene encoding 50S ribosomal protein L35; the encoded protein is MPKMKSCRGAAKRFTVLKSGGIKRKKAYRSHILTSKSTKQKRGLRQSGYISPEDVGQIRKLLPYG
- the rplT gene encoding 50S ribosomal protein L20 gives rise to the protein MPRVRCSPASRARRKKILKAAKGFVGGRSRTLKQAKETLERALCYAYRDRRVRRRDFRSLWITRINAGCRLNGLPYNRFIEGLKKAGLGLDRKILADLAVSDPVVFSGVVNQAKQALQV
- the pheS gene encoding phenylalanine--tRNA ligase subunit alpha; this translates as MKDQLDSLRASTVELLAYTMDPTALNEARTKILGRKGELTSILRGLKNLPVEERSVVGQLANQIKSELEVLFETRESDLRDALERDMLALETIDVTLSGRRLPLGKSHILNRVTQELVEVFSGLGFQLAEGPEVEIDYYNFEALNMPKNHPARDMQDTFYFSENVLLRTHTSPVQIRTMEKRKPPVKVICPGKVYRRDADVTHSPMFMQVEGLWVDERVSFSDLKGVLTAFAREYFGDRLGLRFRPSFFPFTEPSAEVDIQCVICGGSGCRTCSFTGWLEILGSGMVDPALYKFVGYDPEIYSGFAFGLGVERVAMLKYGIPDIRLFYENDVRFLGQF
- a CDS encoding MerR family transcriptional regulator, giving the protein MTIAIPEKQYFKIGEVSEILNVEPYVLRYWESEFKILKPTRTRARQRLYHKRDLELLLEIKHLLYDEKFTIAGAKKRLQEMKKQAAAEKKAAKAPKASRVKEEIKALENRMENAASNDTQVDYRDLLIEIKKELKELRMILEG
- the pheT gene encoding phenylalanine--tRNA ligase subunit beta, with product MLVSSNWLKEFVDIDMEPEETAELLTMGGIEVESVTRVGSELAPCITAKIEKVTPHPNSDKLKLALIRIGDRSETVVCGAPNIQQGQIAAYAPEDTVLASGVRVISRSVRGVESPGMLCSEKELGLGEDASGILVFADDTPVGVSLIEAFPDIEDIIFEISITPNRGDCLSVIGVAREIAALSGGTLRSLDVRIEESDRQIETELAVEVPDFELCPRYVARMIDNVKVGPSPFSVRLRLFRGGVRPISNVVDATNYVLMEFGQPLHAFDHLSLARRKIVVRRCVPGESFQTLDGTERKLPLDSLMIRDGEKSVALAGIMGGLNSEILDTTSTVVIESACFERFGIRRTAKALGMSTEASFRFERGVDPEGCGWAADRVTALIQEWTGGKILKGKIDVYPEPIVRESARVRPSKVNATLGLDLAPGQMKTYLESLGIDVQISGRCEGDLVCVSPSWRWDLEREVDYVEEIARVHGYQNIPATMPVCGSEPDNTKREYNMVNRFRDLMNSSGFTEILTMSFISSELADSFREECEDEIDFALMNPLTEDFTVMRRSLLPGIFGALKRNINFKNENLRLYEIGRTFVPVSGSETPRENLKLTGVACGSRYPDVWHFNRGEVDILGKVEVRPEVDFFDIKGALENVLDGLAITDVHFVPSHQKFLHPGKSANLIVNGEDIGFLGELSPEKTREIGLSKKVQIFDVFLEPLLVQTRKDRVFRPLPRYPYVERDLSIIVETNCSEDKIKLLISRLGHDIITSVILFDLYRGESIPEGHQGMAFRIRYQSEDRTLTDAEVQEVHSQVTGTLTRELGVTVRE